The stretch of DNA GTAGTGGGCTGCCGTTTCGCTGAGCACCGGCAGGACGCCGAAGTAGAAGGCGTCGTTGCTCATGAAGAACGTCATCGGGATGCTCAGGACCCCGGTAATGACGGCCATGAGCGGGCCCATGTCGGCGGGGATGATCTGGACCAGCCAGGTGGACATGGCCTTGACCATGCCGGTGCCGTTGAGGACACCGGTCAGGACCGCGGCGGCCATGACCATGCTGACCACGGCCACGATCGAAGGGGCGTGGGCGATGAGCTGGGCGCCCTGGTCCTTGAGCTTGGGGAAGTTGACCAGCAGGGCGAACGCGGAGCCCACCATAAACACGAACGGCAGCGGGACGAGGTCGGCGACCAGCAGGACCATAATGGCGACGGTGAGGCCCAGGTTGAACCACTGCAGCCTGGGCCGCAGGGTGGCGCGGTTGGGATCCAGAGCGGTGTCGGCCATGGCGGAGTCGCGCTCATCGACAAGGTCATCGGTGCGGTCCAGGATGGCCACCGAAGAGCCGCCGGCGGCGGCGGTTCCGCCGGCGGGGCCCGCAGCACGGGGACCACGGCCCTTGCGTCCGAAACCGAAGCGGCCGGCACCGGTACCACGGGTGGACGCGCCGCCGTCGGGCGTGTCAGCAGGGCCCCAGATTTCCGGGGCGGCGGAGCGGAGGCGGTTGCGTTCCTGCAGGCCCAGCAGCCAGGCGAAGACGAACACGACCACCAGGCCGGCAATGAGCGAGGGGATCATCGGGACAAAGACTTCGGAAACGCTGATCTTCAGCGCGGTGGCGGCACGGGCCGTCGGACCGCCCCAGGGCAGGATGTTCATGGTGCCGTTGGCCAGGCCGGCCACACAGGTCAGGACCACGGGGCTCATCTTCAGCCGCAGGTAGACCGGCAGCATTGCCGCGGTGGTCAGGATGAACGTGGTGGAGCCGTCACCGTCCAGGGAGACCGCGGCGGCGAGGATGGCCGTGCCCAGGACCACCTTGGCGGGGTCGTTGCCGAGCTTGCGCAGGATGAACCGGACCAGCGGGTCGAAGAGCCCGACGTCGATCATCAGGCCGAAGTAGATGATCGCGAACATCAACAGCGCGGCGGTCGACGTCATGGACTTCATCGAGTCAAGCACCATGGTGCCGATGCCCAGGCCTGCGCCGGCGAAGAGTCCGAAGATTGTGGGGACGATGATGAGCGCCAGCACCGGCGTCAGCTTCTTCGTCATGATCAGCACCATGAATACCGCGCTCATGGCGAATCCAAGTAATACCAGCACGGCCGGCTCCTTCTTGTGAACGGCACCACTCCGGTGTGATGCGCACTACAGACGTTAGAGTGGCGTCCGTCACGGCCGGCCCTTTGCCTCATTTGATTGGCATACTGCTTATTGGACGCATTTAGCTCATTGTGCTCACACGCCCTAAGCCGCCAGGGAAGGACCATCATGGAGAGAACATCCCGCCG from Arthrobacter sp. PAMC25564 encodes:
- a CDS encoding SLC13 family permease, translating into MLVLLGFAMSAVFMVLIMTKKLTPVLALIIVPTIFGLFAGAGLGIGTMVLDSMKSMTSTAALLMFAIIYFGLMIDVGLFDPLVRFILRKLGNDPAKVVLGTAILAAAVSLDGDGSTTFILTTAAMLPVYLRLKMSPVVLTCVAGLANGTMNILPWGGPTARAATALKISVSEVFVPMIPSLIAGLVVVFVFAWLLGLQERNRLRSAAPEIWGPADTPDGGASTRGTGAGRFGFGRKGRGPRAAGPAGGTAAAGGSSVAILDRTDDLVDERDSAMADTALDPNRATLRPRLQWFNLGLTVAIMVLLVADLVPLPFVFMVGSAFALLVNFPKLKDQGAQLIAHAPSIVAVVSMVMAAAVLTGVLNGTGMVKAMSTWLVQIIPADMGPLMAVITGVLSIPMTFFMSNDAFYFGVLPVLSETAAHYGISAAEMARASITGQPFHLQSPLVPAILLLVSLAKVDLGDHHKKVLWRTAVVSLVMLGVGVATGAIGIG